In Gossypium hirsutum isolate 1008001.06 chromosome D01, Gossypium_hirsutum_v2.1, whole genome shotgun sequence, the genomic window ccaaaataaaagttCAAAAATTAGTTCGACAGTCCAAAAGtccataaattttaattaataattatttaaaatgatcTTATGCAAGAAAACTAATACGAGCTCCCGAGTGCCGCCCAATCCTAATCCCGTGGGTTACCTGAAATATTAAGCAAGTGGGTGAGCTAAAAAGCTCAGTGTGTGCCTTACTCTAACCGTAAACATGGACAAATAACTCTACCAGTAAACAATTCTACTAGTTGAAACATGGAAAACACAACAAACATAATTTTGACCAACATAAAGCCCACCAATTTAAATGACCCAATCACCCTTCAAAAACCTATCAATACCTTCATCTACTTAGCTTAAAATTAGATCATCTAAATTCCAAATTAAGGCCACTCAATGCATAAGGTTAATTTTAAAGGAGTTTTATAGATGTGATTTAAAAGCACTAAAATCACATGGATgaattacaaaaattttactgTGTACTCGTGAAATAAAGTAACTTTATTTACATAGaccaatttttattaaaatatttgcactCATATCCCTTTTTGGTTTATTTGattattgttataaaaaaattgaatcgaTTTAGTGcacactttattttttttttcaccttctattttttttcatgatCTTATTGATTCgaccataaaatttttttatgatatgttCTTAATGGAATAAAATTCTAATCTATTAGATGTGAATTGCTCTAATCTAAGCATAATTATTGtacaattttgttaaaaaaatactttattttatgaaactatatattttgaaataattatgaatATATTAATATTAGTCTGTTGATGtgaacaattatttttaaaacttttataagattttttattttttaattttaaaaagtacacACGTTCTTTTATTTGAGTTATCATGTTACTTTCATTAAAATAGTACAATTAATTTttgtgtaaaatttaaaaatgcacttcaccttttaaaaataaaaaatgcatagGACAGCACTAActacatttatttattaatttagttcctGTAATTCTACTCCAATTCAAGAAATCACGTGGTGGACATAATAAAAAACTGATATTAAAAGCAAATAATTCTCCACACTAAGATCACATGGTTGAATTAAAAAAAGTTGATTGCGTAATTGTGAAAGAACTTACCTTCTCTCTAAAGCTATTTATAGATCCAATTTTTGTCAAAATACTTGCACTCATTTCTCCTTTTGTTTTTCCTTTATCAAAATGGCCTCCTTCAAAGAGATCATCTCAACACTCCCAAGAAGAAAAGGCTGGACTGACTCAAATAACGACCTTTTCTTGTATCAAGGCTTCTGGTGTTACTCGTTTTTCATTGAAGGAGTGATGTCggctcaacaaaattttcaatccCAACCTTCCGATATCGTCATATGCAGTGCACCGAAAACTGGAACAACATGGTTAAAGTCCCTCACTTTCGCCATTGTCACAAGAACCACCTTCGATGATTCCACTAGCCCTTTACTTGCCAATCTATCACATGATTGTGTACCCTTTTTAGAGGTTGATTTAGCCCAATCTTCTACCAATCGAGACCCTAAAAATCCTTTGTTAGCCACACATGTCCCTTACTCTTCTTTACCAAGATCAATAATTGATTCCAGTTGTAAAATTGTTTACATTTGTAGGAACCCTAAGGATTCATTCGTTTCGTTTTATCACTTCATTGCTAGGCTCTCGGCATCCAAAGACATGAAGCCCGTTGCTTTAGAAGAGGCCTTTGAGCTTTATTGCCAAGGTGTAAGCAATTATGGACCTTATTGGGACCATGTTCTAGGGTTCTGGAAAGCAAGTTTGGACCGACCTGATAAGATTCTTTTCTTGAAATACGAAGAAATGATAGAAGATACTATTTTATATGTTAAGAAATTAGCTGATTTCATCGGTTATCCTTTCTCTTCTGAAGAAATCAAAAAAGGGTCAATCGACAAGATCGTAAGCATGTGTAGTTTCGAGAACTTAAGCAATTTGGAAGTGAATAAAAGTGGCAAACATCGTGAAGGAACTCCAGGGGTGATTGAAAACAAGATCTATTTCCGAAAAGGTAAGGTTGGGGATTGGGAGAATTATTTGACACCTGAAATGGCTGCTCAGTTGGACTCGATAACGTTACAGAAGCTAAATGGTTCAGGCTTAACTCTGTGATTGAATCATAAAGCAACCATGGGGTACATTGTCCCTTCTCTGCAATTTCGACATATTGTGTTTCTAAAAATAATTTGCGTATGCTTTTTGCAAGTAGCATCACTTCTCGTGTTGCTCATGTTAAGATCAATAAAAAGTATAATTGGTTCAATTGAAATCGattcaattaatataatttgatatAAGTGATTTGATTttgttagtttaatttttatggaTATACTACACCAACTGTCCTAAGCTTTGTATCAAAATTACATTTCGGTTAcccaacttttaaaatttatatcataGTCACTAACATTATCAAATTGTTACATTTTTGTCACTCGACTATTAATTTCTGTTAAAGAAGTAACGTTGCACCTTAATTCAGAAGGTTAATAGttaatttggtacttgaactatagttaaaaaattattttcatatttaaatttttttttacaataattgtaaaaaagtaaaaaaaaagtcttaaaaataaaattcatataaaaaaccaGTTGGAGCAAGAAACAACTAAGAATTTTGCTACTGTCTttgctctctctctcttttttttctctttttttcatgCAAGTCAACGTTGGCTCCGCTCTTCCctaatctttaaaaataatatatatataggttttaTTTATAGCTAAAAGTAaaatattgacttgaaatttgAGAGAAGAAAGGTGGGTTTGGAGAAGAAGAATAGCACtttgtattataaatttaaaaacaaaaacccaATCAGTGTAACAcctggacattatggccgaatcttgaAGGTTACATTAACTTCTTGAGAATTTAGATTGTTATTTTCTGAAATTTCGACTTGTTTTTCTGTAAAAGTAAATTCTTGTAAAAAACTTGTTTTCACTTAATAGTTGCAAAAAAAAACCCATTCTACAATAAGTGTTTCTTTAAAACATTTGTTCTTTAgtactaaattgaaataatagaCCTACAGTGAAATCGCATATTTTTCAGAAAACTAGATTTCTCAGATTTCTCATTTTGTTTTGCAGCGAAAAAACTTTAActtgtttaattttgaaaatcgaacatttttttaattaacagAAATCATGTagaaaatttaaactaattaactaaaaacTCAACGATCTTATGCAAGAAAACTAATGCGTGTAACACCCCGACCCGcgtccgtcgccggattagagttacgagaCATTACTAAACAAAGCAcacattcaaaaacacataaaacccaatttaaacaaaattatcatgAACAAGCCATTTTTAAACCAAACCGATCACaagcatggaaattaaaccattttcgcatggctatttatatattatgatccaaaactaaccaaaaacataatcaagcttatacatgccataagatcgagttcaactttaacaaaataccaaaagaagtcgatagtgtgatagactatgctggtGATTCACGAGCTCGTAAcgcgactccaaaatctataaaacagaggtaaacaaaaacacacacagtaagctattaaagcttagtaaatcTAAAGCTTAACAAAttatataaagaataaaaaaaaaacaattaaacaagTTCTTGGTATAtctattgaattttaaaaaaaatcacatatatATTGTCTTTTGAATATTTGCTATTCATAATCCCCTTatttataatcaaacatatgaatTCACAAAATGCAAATCACTAaactcatatataaatataaacaatatGTACACcaccaatttatatatatatatatgcattcgtcAAAAGTCCTACTTAcgaatgcattacatattatttgtATATAATCATATGCATacgaaattttcataatttaaaacttaatctatatacatttcaattatgaataACCGAATGCTTATGTATTTGCACCTAACAAATTATCATAACCAAATGAATATACATAtacatcaaataaatatattcagATATAATCACATTTACCAATATATATAACACCGAGTACAAACATATTCCTTAAAAACATATACCAAATGCATATATAAATTTACTATATGcatataaccatatatatataatttcatatataacaagTGCAATAAaccgtgtatatatataaatatatatatactctccAAATATAATAACAAGTATTTATCTGCTCGTCAAActtatttatcaaatatatatgcttgatctttaaatatatatattattgacatATCACGTACATATTCAATATATTGAATCCAGTAATATAGTCACCGgtatttagcctgctaggttgtAAAACCTGATTTAATACACCGGcttttagcctgctagacttatagtccgaaTAATTTCACTGGCATTAAGCCTACTAGACAATGAGTCTGAATTATATCACCGGCATCAAGCCTACTAGACAATAAGTCTGAATTACATTCGATCACTTTATATTAGTCGTTCAAACTAACAACCTCATATATTCATTTCCATTCAAGAACTTTCGCATGAATAAATTCACATAATCGAAACTTTCTTAAACATATATAAGTTCCATACCTAAATTCATTTCAAGAACATATATGCATATACTTGCTTCATCGCATTTCATAATATCTTACACATATATCCTACCTAAATTCGGATTTAGTACCTATTCATGTATGTAAACATATCCAATCAAATatagcatatacatatattttcaaCTCACAcgtaaacatacctattcaatacTACATATATACTCATGAATTACATGTCTTAAATTAATCCCAAAGGTTTATAcacgtatatacatatatatgtatattcgaacCTTATATAATAACAAGTTATAAATACCTTTGAATCTAAACCAAGaatttatacatattcgaatctaccatataaatatataaattcatactcaatttcaaaacaagaacttatacatatataatgacatatctaaattcaatacacaacacatacacgtatatttgcatgcttattcgaatatatatatacaattataacatacatatcacaaatcaaatccaagagtttatatatatatatatttataatcattcgaaccttatatatatatacatatatcttatacatatctttgattaatctaatattttatacatgtatatgctTATATACCGTTTATACTTTATCTAAATTTAAAGgtttatacctatatatatattagaactttaataatacatgtatatcattcatactttattttatttcaatcaatatgcttttaaaataaagttcaacaaaataCAATACATTTACATACCCATATACcgatttaataacattaaatagctaatagacttacctcggacagtgAAAAATTGAAATCGAATAATTAGTCAACAATTttggtttttccccgatctagctccgatttctttggttcttgatctaaacatattcaaaatgagctagtttaaatattattaacttcaatttaatccaaaaacacataaatgggaaaattacaaatttgcccctaatattttacattCAAATTTTTACTATACTAAGGTTAGGCCGAATCTTCAttatactcatacaagtccatgcatttcatttatttcgtattttagtccctcaaaaatttattttcacaatttaactctaactactcaatttcaccaaaacttccaatacaaaacatattaatctaaaatatatctttcattattcatcatcaaacatcacataacacaaatgttcatcaatggcacaactcaaaatattcatcaaaattaaaaattcaaacatgcgtcggatagtattcgaaacaacgatctcgaaaacgtaaaaatattcaaaaaatcgAACAAAGAATTAACCTTAATCAACAATAGAAATGCCGAACCCTAGAAAGCCATGAATAAATTCCCAAAGTTTCCTTATTCGGCCAAAGAGATGAAAATGTCTTATGAtttctttacttattttaattataagatataatttaatattttactaaattaaccttattataataaatacttataacatatatattttggACAATGTTGTCATATACCACCCACTAACTAAATCTTGGTCTAATTACATCTTTAGACCTCCcacttaaaaagacaacaacaaataggtgcttttaaaatttaacctctaacttttattttacgcgattaaacccttttcATCGAATTAAACCTTCAAACGATTAAATTTCCACACGAATTTTTCACACctataacttaacatataataaacactaaaaataatattaaaatattttttgactcaaatttgtgatcccgaaaccattattccgattagggtcaaaaccgggttgttacaatgcGAGCTCCCGAGTGCCGCCCAATCCTAATCCCGTGGGTTACCTGAAATATTAAGCAAGTGGGTGAGCTAAAAAGCTCAATGTGTGCCTTGGCCCTCACAcataaatcatataaaaaaacatGCACATATGCAAATAGCAGAACATACAAAAGAAATGTTATAACATGCTTAGCATAACAAAGTTATACATATTAATCCTAtccccatccactacacaccagctccatccATCCAATTACACCAATTAGGGCTATTAGAACCCATCCATCCATCACACCAAAATGTGGTCATATGCCATTCAAATGATAGGTAGCTATGTTGCCATAAGTATATTGAGGAAATACCACCAAAGTTATTTAGTGCAATTAAACTGCCAAAATCATACTGCCTCTATCACAAAACCATATCCCAcccccaatgcatatgcaaagACATACCTCATGTTCATATATAACCATAAGAATTATGCCATACATAAGTAAGAGATAACATAAAAAAAGCACACTAATTAGCTTACTTAGAGCTTTCCTGATCAGAATCATACTTAGGCTAATATACATACACATAGGTTTACGGATTACATGACCTAGAATGCTTATAGAATATTTGTACATAATGTTATTTACATATCAGAGTCCTGAACTTAACAAATCTCTTTcatttggcttgaaaatggcccaATTTAACAATTCAAAGAAGGCCCACACGACTTACCTACCTAgatcgtgtggcccacacaccctACTTGAACAGGCCATGTGacttacacgctcgtgtggctcacacaacaGAGCACACAACTGTATGGCTCACACAGCAGAGCACACGACTATGTGgtgtcgtgtaacacccctaacccatgctcgtcgccaaaatagggttatggaggattaccaaagttttcaaaataatttcaattaatttatatcaattactgttcataattgaaattaattataaatccaTCATACAATAAAATTAACGTTCTAAACCCATTTGATACTTATAATTTATTTCCATACATTAATATAGggaataaaacaattcatttgcttcaatttggtcattttggatatttttacaaaattacccctaaaattttgtttttattcaatttagtccctgagcctaaaacatgtaaagcagctatttttaaaataagcTCATACTAGAtgaataatcacatatattttcctcctcctccactccattccacatccttgagatatatacataataccactatttacttgtatactcataacaagctgttcacttgagtcatagtcactaaattaatcataccttgagctacaaaattctaAATCAAGATCCAGTTAATgttttagaaactagactcaaatatatttctactataaaaatttcagaatttatgattcagccaataagtacagtaaaatcttcaaatttatcccgaTTCTGCTATTCGATAGCTTCGacatttctttactaaaaattatttatctcttagtacaaaattcggatgatgttcccatttatttttctt contains:
- the LOC107905311 gene encoding flavonol sulfotransferase-like, with amino-acid sequence MASFKEIISTLPRRKGWTDSNNDLFLYQGFWCYSFFIEGVMSAQQNFQSQPSDIVICSAPKTGTTWLKSLTFAIVTRTTFDDSTSPLLANLSHDCVPFLEVDLAQSSTNRDPKNPLLATHVPYSSLPRSIIDSSCKIVYICRNPKDSFVSFYHFIARLSASKDMKPVALEEAFELYCQGVSNYGPYWDHVLGFWKASLDRPDKILFLKYEEMIEDTILYVKKLADFIGYPFSSEEIKKGSIDKIVSMCSFENLSNLEVNKSGKHREGTPGVIENKIYFRKGKVGDWENYLTPEMAAQLDSITLQKLNGSGLTL